Proteins from a genomic interval of Kribbella aluminosa:
- a CDS encoding restriction endonuclease fold toxin-2 domain-containing protein → MIRGDAALAGLLFDPSKGRDELADCFRPGMYDVHGVLDRMPSNEAVGLARTMQRAAVLGARVDVREDHPVLAIRWDARDAAALTDGDALAAFLDRATIPEGGNRSLPAPDASTELAEDPWADPETRRAWVDERLADPKHTKAVTSDEPWARYQRARVGDVEVELATAEPGSTIWADGLEVDPDTVVVVEVKYVMRPDRSLYEGKVPARMLEVMLHPFDDEMERYASVVQHNANPVERIRLVTSTDAAARFLGERARKILGQGIDLDVQVWSEEER, encoded by the coding sequence GTGATTCGTGGGGATGCCGCCTTGGCCGGGTTGTTGTTCGACCCGTCGAAGGGCCGTGACGAGCTTGCTGACTGCTTCCGCCCGGGCATGTACGACGTACATGGTGTTCTCGATCGGATGCCTTCGAACGAGGCAGTCGGGCTTGCGCGCACCATGCAGCGGGCGGCTGTTCTCGGGGCACGCGTCGACGTACGGGAGGACCACCCCGTACTCGCGATCCGGTGGGACGCCCGCGATGCGGCCGCGTTGACAGATGGCGACGCACTCGCGGCGTTCCTCGACCGAGCAACCATCCCGGAGGGCGGGAACCGGTCGTTGCCGGCTCCAGATGCGTCGACCGAGCTCGCGGAAGACCCGTGGGCGGATCCCGAGACGCGTCGGGCCTGGGTCGATGAACGGCTTGCTGATCCGAAGCACACGAAGGCGGTCACGTCGGACGAGCCGTGGGCGCGCTATCAGCGGGCGCGGGTCGGAGATGTCGAGGTGGAACTTGCGACGGCCGAACCTGGCAGCACGATCTGGGCCGACGGTCTGGAGGTCGACCCGGACACCGTGGTCGTGGTGGAGGTGAAATACGTGATGCGACCTGATCGGAGCCTGTACGAGGGCAAGGTCCCGGCACGCATGCTCGAGGTGATGTTGCATCCGTTCGATGACGAGATGGAGCGGTATGCGAGTGTTGTTCAGCACAATGCGAACCCGGTCGAGAGGATCAGACTTGTGACGAGTACCGATGCCGCGGCGCGTTTCCTCGGAGAACGCGCCCGGAAGATCCTTGGCCAGGGCATCGATCTCGATGTCCAGGTCTGGTCGGAGGAGGAACGCTGA
- a CDS encoding DUF1801 domain-containing protein, which yields MTSTDIAAYLARIKSPKRRRDAETMLELINRATGEEPRIRSGLVAFGTYHYKYVSGREGDSAAAGFAARSAATTVYLADGVGAHSDLLDKLGPHTTGVGCLYLKDLTDVDLDVLEAIVRRSYQTLTAGTYPLRARETDHP from the coding sequence ATGACCAGCACGGACATCGCCGCGTACCTCGCCAGGATCAAATCGCCGAAGCGCCGCCGGGACGCCGAGACGATGCTCGAACTGATCAATCGCGCCACCGGCGAGGAGCCGCGCATCCGGTCCGGACTGGTTGCCTTCGGCACCTACCACTACAAGTACGTGAGCGGCCGTGAGGGTGACAGCGCCGCAGCCGGGTTCGCCGCCCGATCGGCCGCCACCACGGTGTACCTCGCGGACGGCGTCGGCGCGCACTCCGACCTACTGGACAAGCTCGGACCGCACACGACAGGCGTCGGATGCCTTTATCTCAAGGACCTCACCGACGTCGACCTCGACGTACTCGAGGCGATCGTACGGCGTTCGTACCAAACCCTCACCGCCGGCACCTACCCGCTCCGCGCCCGCGAGACCGATCACCCGTAG
- a CDS encoding DUF998 domain-containing protein, whose amino-acid sequence MPAGGPDVRMGGVAWVLTVVYFPVQLVVALAWPGPYSLLDNTISDLGVTHCGPYNPFPSREVRVCSPLHLVMNAGFVIVGTLTALGSVLTWRAWPTGRLTSAALIGAILGGIGGVLVGLAPSDTAPIAHGAGALLQLPAVVAPLLFGIAIHQWRPVLAASSVVIGIVGIAGTVLFALRFPPQAFGLLERLALDPFTIWTCLLGITVCRSVQPPAANGTMPA is encoded by the coding sequence ATGCCGGCAGGTGGCCCGGACGTCCGGATGGGTGGCGTCGCGTGGGTTCTGACGGTCGTCTACTTCCCCGTCCAGCTTGTGGTGGCGCTGGCCTGGCCCGGGCCGTATTCGTTGCTGGACAACACAATCAGCGACCTGGGTGTCACCCACTGCGGGCCGTACAACCCGTTTCCCAGCCGTGAGGTACGCGTCTGCTCACCCCTGCATCTCGTGATGAACGCCGGATTCGTGATTGTCGGCACGTTGACCGCCCTCGGATCGGTCCTGACCTGGCGCGCCTGGCCGACCGGACGACTGACGAGCGCGGCACTCATCGGCGCGATCCTGGGCGGGATCGGCGGTGTTCTCGTAGGTCTCGCCCCGTCCGACACCGCCCCCATCGCACACGGCGCCGGGGCGCTGCTACAGCTTCCTGCCGTCGTCGCGCCGCTCCTGTTCGGCATAGCCATCCATCAGTGGCGCCCCGTACTCGCAGCATCGTCGGTCGTCATCGGCATCGTGGGCATCGCCGGGACCGTGCTGTTCGCCCTCCGGTTTCCTCCCCAAGCGTTCGGCCTCCTCGAACGACTCGCGCTCGATCCGTTCACCATCTGGACCTGCCTCCTCGGCATCACCGTCTGCCGGTCTGTTCAGCCTCCAGCAGCGAATGGGACGATGCCGGCATGA
- a CDS encoding toprim domain-containing protein, whose amino-acid sequence MSCDDHRLVAAHVAAGQFFREQLLQSRAGWATAHLTQRGLEHLVRTTSHWNVGYAPDGWSRLVDHLRSRGFDDETLLASGLAKATKNGYLIDRFRDRIMFPAWDSGQMLVGFVGRSRGGRPKYLNSPTTRIYRKSDTLVGLAEQRDLLEGSATPVVVEGPMDAAAVDQLSRLTSHGWAGLAVCGTALSYGQATMVRQYSDGDTVIVAVDSDSAGRTAALRWLDHLSTFFKRVQVAELPSGHDPSSLLATPDRLFEALSSARPLAELAIEVEMARWSRILDHISGRVNALRRVAPLVARLPQDRVAAQVVELAELLQLDREIVSREVVETLDRPVRRRVPDSPTDPPAGLGAPGNSPTP is encoded by the coding sequence ATGAGCTGTGATGATCACCGGTTGGTCGCGGCACATGTCGCGGCAGGCCAGTTCTTCCGTGAGCAGTTGCTGCAGTCTCGAGCCGGTTGGGCCACTGCGCACCTAACTCAGCGTGGGCTTGAGCATCTGGTGAGGACGACATCGCACTGGAATGTCGGCTACGCACCTGACGGCTGGTCGCGCTTGGTCGACCACCTCAGATCCCGCGGTTTCGACGACGAGACCTTGCTGGCCTCTGGGCTGGCAAAAGCGACCAAGAACGGATATCTGATTGATCGGTTCCGTGATCGGATCATGTTCCCTGCTTGGGATTCAGGGCAGATGCTTGTCGGATTCGTCGGACGCTCACGTGGCGGCCGGCCGAAGTACCTGAACTCGCCGACGACGCGCATCTATCGGAAGTCAGACACGCTCGTCGGCCTCGCCGAGCAGCGTGATCTCTTGGAGGGCAGCGCAACTCCCGTCGTCGTTGAAGGGCCAATGGACGCCGCGGCCGTTGATCAATTGAGTCGGCTCACGTCTCACGGGTGGGCAGGACTCGCAGTATGCGGGACGGCGCTGTCGTATGGCCAAGCCACGATGGTCCGCCAGTACTCGGATGGTGACACCGTGATCGTCGCGGTGGATTCGGATAGTGCCGGCCGCACTGCTGCGCTGAGGTGGCTCGATCATCTGTCGACGTTCTTCAAGCGTGTGCAGGTGGCTGAGTTGCCGTCAGGGCACGATCCGTCCTCGCTGCTTGCGACACCGGATCGGTTGTTCGAGGCGCTGAGCTCGGCTAGGCCGCTTGCTGAGTTGGCGATTGAGGTCGAGATGGCTCGGTGGTCGCGGATCCTCGATCACATCAGCGGACGAGTGAATGCGCTGCGCCGGGTTGCTCCATTGGTTGCGAGGTTGCCGCAGGACCGAGTGGCTGCGCAGGTGGTGGAGCTCGCAGAACTGCTGCAGCTCGATCGGGAGATCGTCTCCCGAGAGGTGGTCGAGACCCTTGATCGGCCAGTTCGTCGACGCGTTCCCGACTCGCCAACGGACCCACCTGCTGGCCTCGGGGCACCTGGAAACTCACCGACTCCCTGA
- a CDS encoding DUF6112 family protein gives MLSFFQLQDPGVSPNANGLPGLPALRQIVGALQTFSLVVCVAAFVISAVAWAMGSLGSNSHYAGRGKIGCLVAAGAAVLIASANPIIRFFSGIQIG, from the coding sequence ATGCTCAGCTTCTTCCAACTCCAAGACCCCGGCGTGAGTCCCAACGCGAACGGCCTCCCCGGTCTCCCAGCACTCCGGCAGATTGTCGGTGCGCTGCAGACCTTCAGCCTTGTCGTTTGCGTGGCAGCCTTCGTGATCTCCGCCGTCGCGTGGGCGATGGGCAGCCTCGGTAGCAACTCGCACTACGCGGGGCGAGGCAAGATCGGCTGCCTCGTGGCAGCAGGCGCGGCGGTTCTGATCGCCTCGGCGAACCCGATCATCCGCTTCTTCAGCGGTATCCAGATCGGTTAG
- a CDS encoding type IV secretion system protein, giving the protein MNVFQTFTTSTSPRFDQAWWRENLDLMIGLSLPILVGVFVLQCVSAVIRREPGRLGHAVVGALLGTAGVPVAVAVVAACGRAVDQISTGILAQHVATDGIKRMTDITVFLTAPTMGGILLLALQLGLLAIFSLYFVMLVRDVALIAFVVFAPVAMVSWTWSATRHWLRRWIEIVGALLFSKIAMALIFTLGFAAVGAPGKEDAPNIGTFMAGVLLVAMAAFAPLATYSFIHWAGDQGQVATRMLQQGTAGVGAGKDQLERLQQWTAGDFSGSDKDEESPVASSDQDPDGDSTNDATEHSDQVTDPVSSADSSADVDSTTPPAPSAPTADSDSGSTVIAVATSEVSIDGESSGPGEGSTSTPEKGD; this is encoded by the coding sequence GTGAACGTATTTCAGACGTTCACCACGAGTACGTCGCCTCGGTTCGACCAGGCGTGGTGGCGCGAGAACCTGGACCTGATGATCGGGCTGTCACTCCCGATCCTGGTGGGCGTCTTCGTCTTGCAATGCGTCTCCGCGGTGATTCGCCGCGAGCCTGGGCGACTCGGGCACGCGGTCGTCGGAGCCTTGCTAGGGACGGCCGGCGTCCCAGTGGCGGTCGCTGTTGTTGCGGCCTGCGGGCGAGCGGTCGACCAGATCTCGACAGGAATCCTCGCCCAGCATGTCGCCACCGACGGCATCAAGAGGATGACCGACATCACGGTCTTCCTGACCGCGCCGACGATGGGCGGCATCCTTCTCCTGGCCCTCCAGCTCGGACTGCTGGCGATCTTCTCGCTGTACTTCGTCATGCTGGTCCGCGACGTCGCACTGATTGCGTTCGTCGTGTTCGCACCGGTGGCGATGGTCAGCTGGACCTGGTCCGCTACCCGGCACTGGCTACGGCGCTGGATCGAGATCGTCGGCGCGCTGTTGTTCTCGAAGATCGCGATGGCGCTCATCTTCACCCTTGGCTTCGCGGCTGTAGGGGCGCCTGGAAAGGAGGATGCCCCGAACATCGGCACCTTCATGGCCGGCGTCCTGCTGGTCGCCATGGCGGCCTTCGCGCCGCTGGCCACCTACTCGTTCATTCACTGGGCGGGCGATCAGGGCCAGGTAGCGACGCGCATGCTGCAGCAGGGAACTGCCGGAGTCGGAGCGGGCAAGGATCAACTCGAACGCCTCCAGCAATGGACTGCAGGAGATTTCAGCGGGTCGGACAAGGACGAGGAGTCACCGGTCGCGAGCAGCGATCAAGATCCCGATGGGGACTCGACCAATGATGCGACGGAGCACTCCGATCAGGTCACGGATCCGGTCAGTTCGGCAGATTCGTCGGCCGACGTGGACTCGACGACTCCACCTGCGCCGTCGGCGCCGACGGCAGATTCGGACTCGGGGAGCACCGTGATCGCAGTTGCTACCAGCGAGGTCTCTATCGATGGCGAATCGAGCGGACCGGGCGAAGGCTCTACCTCGACACCGGAGAAGGGGGACTGA
- a CDS encoding SCO6880 family protein: MSNALSARFPRPQRNSLLLGLRPIQVALVIVGIVSSLTALLAGWPAVLRTAGMTTTVACAVTAFGRFEGLPAYRWIVLRAAHMVRGLRKNQSYRANLLTPRRTGSLQLPGESSPLRILDTRSSIGAVHDPHRRRLIAVAKIEGPAHLLQNSDEQDRRVAAYGRMIAGLCQSNRIARAQILERTIPDPGDGLGDWARKRGLDASSGAGGIYRDLLQHAAPAAARHETLFSFALNLDAVSKEVRKYGGGLAGAMAVLDSESRAFQTSFSAAGVAGVWLNAGDLAASLRVAFDPAATRTVMGQIDPADAAPLAVDAAWDHLRTDSSFHRVYVVTEWPRLRATPSFLSPLLLRPGIRRTFSLVLQPVPIGKALRDARRHQVERVTDRSTRKRVGQMETEEDRQLDADVAQREKDLAAGHGDVRWIGLIAVSADTEDALDEACTEIEIAASQALLDVRRLVGQQVEGFLAAALPFGVGLG, encoded by the coding sequence ATGTCCAACGCACTGTCCGCACGGTTCCCACGACCACAGCGGAACTCGCTGCTGCTGGGGCTGCGACCGATTCAGGTAGCGCTGGTGATCGTCGGTATTGTCTCGTCGTTGACCGCGCTGCTGGCAGGTTGGCCGGCGGTGCTGCGTACGGCTGGGATGACCACGACCGTCGCTTGCGCAGTCACCGCGTTCGGACGGTTCGAGGGTCTGCCGGCGTACCGATGGATCGTCCTGCGCGCAGCCCATATGGTTCGTGGATTGCGCAAGAACCAGTCGTACCGGGCCAACCTGCTGACACCACGGCGGACCGGATCCCTGCAACTGCCGGGCGAATCCAGCCCGCTGCGGATCCTGGACACCCGATCGTCCATTGGTGCGGTACATGATCCGCATCGCAGACGTCTGATCGCGGTTGCGAAGATCGAGGGACCGGCGCATCTGCTCCAGAACTCCGACGAACAGGACCGGCGCGTTGCGGCGTACGGTCGGATGATCGCTGGCCTGTGCCAGAGCAACCGGATCGCCCGCGCGCAGATACTCGAGCGAACGATCCCGGACCCGGGCGACGGTCTCGGTGATTGGGCGCGTAAGCGCGGTCTGGATGCATCCAGCGGTGCCGGGGGGATCTACCGGGACCTGCTGCAGCATGCAGCACCGGCCGCAGCGAGGCACGAGACCCTGTTCAGCTTCGCCTTGAACCTGGACGCGGTGTCGAAGGAGGTTCGCAAATACGGCGGGGGACTAGCCGGCGCCATGGCAGTTCTGGACTCGGAGTCACGCGCCTTTCAGACCTCGTTCTCCGCTGCAGGGGTTGCAGGCGTCTGGTTGAACGCGGGTGACCTGGCGGCTAGTCTTCGGGTCGCCTTCGACCCCGCCGCGACGCGGACGGTCATGGGCCAGATCGACCCTGCGGATGCGGCTCCTCTGGCCGTCGACGCTGCCTGGGACCATCTGCGCACCGACTCGTCGTTCCATCGGGTGTATGTCGTGACCGAATGGCCCCGGCTCCGGGCGACGCCGTCGTTCCTGAGTCCACTTCTGCTCCGGCCGGGGATTCGGCGGACGTTCTCCCTCGTGCTGCAACCGGTCCCTATCGGCAAGGCGCTGCGTGACGCCCGTCGTCACCAGGTCGAGCGGGTCACCGACCGATCGACGCGCAAGCGTGTCGGGCAGATGGAGACCGAGGAAGACCGTCAGCTCGACGCGGACGTTGCTCAACGGGAGAAGGACCTTGCCGCCGGCCACGGCGACGTGCGCTGGATCGGACTGATAGCGGTGTCGGCGGACACCGAGGATGCCCTCGACGAGGCATGCACCGAGATCGAGATCGCCGCATC